One stretch of Thermanaerosceptrum fracticalcis DNA includes these proteins:
- the cpaB gene encoding Flp pilus assembly protein CpaB gives MKILKNRIFLSALCIIAAAVVSFVLLPGFYENKDATVMVLRAAEDIPAGTRIEDKHLAKVEIGKPGLPEGVINDRTQIVGKIAQTDISKGDYFFPKKLGEYLANEKLDRIAAENKRLVTVSVLSIAAGLSSHLQSGDIVTVAVFLNKTSDNQSATPQVILYPELKGLEVYSVENSRTQSTAEVRKQQAGGQPSSGDPIPKAVTLVVTEAQAEKLIEAEYTGKLHLIFEKRGVSREQ, from the coding sequence TTGAAGATACTGAAAAACCGTATATTTCTAAGCGCCCTCTGCATCATTGCTGCAGCAGTTGTTTCCTTTGTGCTTCTGCCAGGGTTTTACGAGAATAAGGACGCAACCGTCATGGTGCTGCGGGCAGCGGAGGACATCCCTGCAGGAACCAGGATAGAGGATAAGCATCTTGCCAAGGTGGAAATCGGAAAACCCGGCCTGCCGGAAGGTGTCATCAACGACAGGACCCAGATTGTCGGGAAAATCGCACAGACGGACATTTCCAAGGGGGATTATTTTTTTCCCAAAAAGCTCGGTGAATATCTTGCCAATGAAAAGCTGGACCGCATCGCAGCGGAGAATAAGCGCCTTGTCACCGTGAGCGTTTTGAGCATCGCAGCGGGGCTTTCCTCCCATCTGCAAAGCGGCGATATTGTGACGGTGGCTGTGTTTTTGAATAAGACATCCGACAATCAAAGCGCCACACCACAGGTTATCCTCTATCCGGAACTGAAAGGACTGGAGGTTTACAGCGTAGAGAATTCCCGCACACAAAGCACCGCCGAAGTCCGGAAGCAGCAGGCGGGCGGCCAGCCATCCTCCGGTGATCCTATCCCCAAGGCCGTCACCCTGGTTGTCACCGAAGCACAGGCAGAAAAGCTCATTGAAGCCGAATACACCGGCAAGCTGCACCTGATTTTTGAGAAAAGGGGTGTGAGCCGTGAGCAGTAA
- a CDS encoding cobalamin biosynthesis protein CobQ, which produces MSSKIIAVWGGSNSGKTTFAVNLACALSTRDRLVGLISSNLTHGDLQVFFGQSVPPQKGLFHAINEDNPNIGEKFTEYTESKNLFFLSVPTHYTGLLCDAVTLREAERMMNAAAFVFDILIVDGAAEVTNPVSSVGLWLAERIYTLHKPSIAAQMWHEGVSDFVRELHISEKQIHILQLPNGEFDDKTYRSMTGLPFAYELPYIKRAGELENAGTPIYFFRDRTYRRYGKVLEQIAKGICGGEA; this is translated from the coding sequence GTGAGCAGTAAAATCATTGCTGTATGGGGCGGAAGCAACAGCGGGAAAACCACCTTTGCGGTGAATCTGGCCTGTGCCCTGTCTACACGCGATCGCCTGGTGGGCCTCATATCCTCCAACCTGACCCATGGGGACCTGCAAGTCTTTTTCGGCCAGAGCGTTCCTCCCCAAAAGGGCCTGTTTCACGCCATAAATGAGGATAATCCCAACATTGGAGAAAAATTTACGGAATATACGGAAAGCAAAAACTTGTTTTTCCTGTCCGTACCCACCCATTATACCGGGCTTCTCTGCGATGCCGTGACCCTCCGGGAAGCGGAACGGATGATGAATGCCGCAGCTTTTGTTTTCGACATTCTCATCGTGGACGGAGCCGCGGAGGTGACCAATCCGGTATCCAGTGTGGGACTGTGGCTGGCTGAAAGGATATATACCCTGCATAAGCCGTCCATAGCGGCGCAAATGTGGCATGAGGGCGTTTCGGATTTTGTGCGGGAGCTGCATATTTCGGAGAAGCAGATTCATATCCTGCAGCTCCCCAACGGCGAGTTTGACGACAAGACCTATCGGAGCATGACGGGACTTCCCTTTGCCTATGAGTTGCCCTATATAAAACGGGCGGGCGAGCTGGAAAACGCCGGGACACCCATCTATTTCTTCCGGGACAGAACCTACAGGCGCTACGGCAAGGTGTTGGAGCAAATAGCAAAGGGGATCTGCGGAGGTGAAGCATAG
- a CDS encoding ATPase, T2SS/T4P/T4SS family codes for MNDRFSVNELIYRANKRRSESGESNLEAQDYGEILDKLQRIIAKNHSAELAQVLYSEEAEGKLKDLIMRYLNSERMVAKGIQNISELVDMVYDDMAGLGLLSPYLQDSDVEEINVNGYNGIWVLYRDKKVRLSNTFGSPEACANIAKKMSRFGNVILDGSKPIGDSFIARGIRMSGAIEPCVDPDAGAIASVRKQKPSYITRENLIGWNTATAEELDFLTLCVNNGVSVAIAGATGSGKTSDMGYILSCVSQDKRIVTIEDTRELSLAQFDENGVMVNDVIHLLTKEEPNPVTMLDLLKLSLRLHPTVLVPAEMRGKEALTVQEAGRTGHTIVSTLHANSARSAYDRILTMCLEAGTSLSEERLLKNIVEAFPIMLFKMQLPDKSRKYMEIFEATGVKDGEVAGNTLFKYEVDHYERDEAGRIAKVVGSHRRVGNISPALAERLLVNGVELTEIRRFAGSGYRPEGG; via the coding sequence GTGAACGACAGGTTTTCTGTTAATGAGCTGATTTACCGGGCCAACAAGCGGCGCTCCGAAAGTGGGGAAAGCAACCTGGAAGCCCAGGACTACGGCGAAATACTGGATAAGCTGCAACGGATCATCGCCAAAAACCACTCCGCGGAACTGGCTCAAGTGCTGTATTCGGAGGAAGCCGAGGGAAAGCTTAAAGACCTCATCATGCGCTACCTGAACAGTGAACGGATGGTGGCAAAGGGCATCCAGAACATCTCTGAGCTGGTGGATATGGTCTACGACGATATGGCCGGCTTGGGACTTTTATCCCCCTATCTCCAGGACAGTGACGTGGAGGAAATCAACGTCAACGGCTATAACGGCATCTGGGTGCTGTACAGGGACAAAAAGGTGCGGCTGTCAAACACCTTCGGCAGCCCGGAGGCTTGCGCCAACATCGCAAAAAAAATGAGTCGGTTCGGAAATGTCATCCTGGACGGCTCCAAGCCCATCGGAGACAGCTTTATTGCGCGGGGTATCCGCATGTCGGGAGCCATTGAACCCTGTGTTGACCCTGATGCCGGGGCCATCGCTTCGGTCAGAAAGCAGAAGCCCTCCTACATCACAAGAGAAAACCTCATCGGATGGAACACGGCCACGGCGGAGGAACTGGACTTTCTCACCCTCTGCGTCAACAACGGCGTATCGGTGGCCATTGCCGGAGCCACCGGCAGCGGAAAAACCTCCGATATGGGATACATTTTAAGCTGCGTATCCCAGGACAAGCGAATAGTCACCATTGAGGACACCCGTGAATTATCCCTGGCACAGTTCGACGAAAACGGCGTAATGGTCAACGACGTGATTCACCTGCTCACAAAGGAAGAACCCAATCCCGTCACCATGCTGGATTTGTTGAAGCTCTCCCTGCGGCTGCATCCCACCGTCCTTGTCCCTGCCGAAATGCGCGGCAAGGAGGCATTGACGGTGCAGGAAGCCGGGCGGACGGGGCACACCATCGTCAGCACGCTGCACGCCAACAGCGCCAGATCCGCTTATGACAGAATCCTGACCATGTGCCTGGAAGCAGGGACTTCCCTGTCGGAGGAAAGGCTCCTGAAAAATATTGTGGAAGCCTTCCCCATCATGCTTTTCAAAATGCAGCTCCCCGACAAATCCCGCAAGTACATGGAAATCTTTGAAGCCACCGGGGTAAAAGACGGCGAAGTTGCAGGCAATACCCTTTTCAAATATGAGGTTGACCATTATGAAAGGGATGAGGCCGGAAGGATTGCAAAGGTCGTGGGAAGCCACCGGCGTGTGGGAAACATCTCCCCCGCCCTTGCCGAGCGGCTGCTGGTTAATGGCGTTGAACTGACAGAAATCCGCCGTTTTGCAGGCAGTGGGTACAGGCCGGAAGGAGGTTAG
- a CDS encoding AAA family ATPase, translated as MLIKYVFQNFRSFKGKTQLNMGAGAQRTLDENLIRENGLRILPSVVIYGANASGKSNIIMSLALMREIVLQGSLEASSPDLNNLELYPFAHSPEQNPMLFEAEFTNEGSHLLYSFEVMTKLFDKEKRQITSEQLWINSNKGMIQIFERDLQRVAIKRDKKVLSLIQYNEKLLAEFENKINKNLDPAELFLTHAFKTVVSSEIADKVIDFFKNKLIVVSDFTLKKTNLTLSATDMPDKDFLAWNKTLDGFVKNADFGPQRILFKSKKSEDEHSADMQLVSIYKSGNRDVMVPAELMESRGTLKLLDFAIPFETLFTKGGVFVLDEFDAAIHPELIKGIIALFNDQSANKQGAQLIFTTHNPIYLSNKIFRRDQIKFVEKDKDTFESTIYSLADFGSTDVRNDQNYLLNYFKGKYGTLPYIDFSKLFTKEAKEEV; from the coding sequence ATGCTGATAAAATATGTATTCCAAAATTTCCGCTCCTTCAAGGGCAAGACCCAACTGAATATGGGAGCAGGAGCACAGCGGACTTTGGATGAAAATCTCATCCGCGAAAATGGACTGCGTATCCTTCCCTCCGTTGTCATATATGGTGCAAACGCCAGCGGAAAATCCAATATTATTATGTCCCTGGCACTGATGCGGGAGATCGTCTTACAAGGTTCTCTTGAGGCTTCGTCTCCGGATTTGAATAATCTTGAATTATACCCCTTTGCCCACAGTCCGGAGCAAAACCCCATGTTATTTGAAGCAGAGTTTACAAACGAAGGCTCTCATCTTCTATATTCCTTTGAAGTCATGACCAAGCTGTTTGACAAGGAAAAACGTCAGATTACATCGGAACAGCTATGGATAAACAGCAACAAGGGAATGATACAGATTTTTGAGCGGGACCTGCAACGGGTTGCTATCAAACGGGATAAGAAGGTGCTTTCCCTTATACAGTATAACGAAAAGTTGCTGGCAGAATTTGAAAACAAAATCAATAAAAACCTTGACCCGGCCGAACTGTTTTTGACACATGCGTTCAAAACGGTTGTCAGCAGCGAAATTGCCGATAAAGTAATTGATTTTTTCAAAAACAAGCTGATTGTAGTAAGTGATTTTACCCTTAAGAAAACGAACCTGACATTATCTGCGACCGACATGCCGGATAAAGATTTTCTGGCGTGGAACAAAACGCTTGACGGCTTTGTAAAAAACGCGGATTTTGGCCCTCAGCGAATCCTGTTCAAATCAAAAAAATCGGAGGATGAGCATTCTGCCGACATGCAGCTTGTTTCCATATACAAGTCCGGCAATCGGGACGTAATGGTTCCCGCAGAATTGATGGAATCGAGAGGGACTTTGAAGCTGTTGGATTTTGCCATTCCCTTTGAAACCTTGTTCACGAAGGGAGGCGTATTCGTACTGGACGAATTTGATGCGGCAATCCATCCTGAATTGATTAAAGGCATTATTGCTCTTTTCAACGATCAATCGGCAAATAAACAAGGGGCGCAGCTTATCTTTACTACGCATAACCCGATTTATCTGAGCAACAAGATATTCCGGCGCGATCAAATCAAATTTGTCGAAAAGGATAAGGACACTTTTGAGAGCACTATTTATTCGCTGGCTGATTTCGGTTCCACAGATGTTAGAAATGACCAGAACTATCTGTTAAATTATTTTAAAGGGAAATACGGTACACTTCCGTATATTGACTTTTCCAAGCTTTTCACCAAAGAAGCAAAGGAGGAAGTATGA
- a CDS encoding RloB domain-containing protein translates to MYLKRVAFLLKKFPERVVTFNTTYGLPERLKKNYTEYDNAALFDYDFKDTEFRQNINICEQLQRKSRRENGKNVYHAYSNANIDLWFILHKEDFNRPVASNDAYVADVRRIYGLNREADIKEKANLERILKQITLEDVRHAIRRADQIRAGKLQSDCFMVGTVACYSNPDFSIHNFLKIVFHDCGELYR, encoded by the coding sequence ATGTATTTAAAGCGAGTGGCTTTTCTGTTGAAAAAATTCCCGGAACGTGTTGTTACTTTCAATACGACATACGGTCTGCCCGAAAGGCTGAAGAAAAACTATACAGAGTATGATAATGCCGCTCTGTTTGATTATGATTTTAAGGACACGGAGTTTCGTCAAAACATAAATATCTGTGAACAACTTCAGCGAAAAAGCCGGAGAGAAAACGGGAAAAATGTTTATCACGCATACAGCAATGCAAACATAGACTTGTGGTTTATTCTTCATAAGGAGGATTTCAACAGGCCGGTTGCTTCAAATGACGCTTATGTTGCCGATGTACGCAGAATCTATGGATTGAACCGGGAGGCGGACATTAAAGAAAAAGCTAATCTTGAAAGGATACTAAAGCAGATTACCCTTGAAGATGTAAGACATGCCATCAGGCGAGCAGATCAAATCCGGGCCGGGAAATTGCAATCCGACTGCTTTATGGTAGGCACTGTCGCTTGCTATAGCAATCCGGACTTTTCCATTCATAATTTTCTAAAAATTGTCTTCCATGATTGCGGAGAACTATATAGATGA
- a CDS encoding DpnD/PcfM family protein, giving the protein MKTYQVEIKETLGMTVEIEAENSEKAEAMVREAYSNEEYILDAEHFAGVEFAAREKEIEARSRNQKRREYER; this is encoded by the coding sequence ATGAAAACCTATCAGGTGGAAATCAAAGAAACCCTTGGCATGACCGTCGAGATCGAAGCAGAAAACTCAGAAAAAGCGGAAGCGATGGTGCGGGAAGCGTACAGCAACGAAGAATACATCCTCGACGCGGAACATTTTGCCGGGGTGGAGTTTGCCGCGCGGGAAAAAGAAATCGAAGCACGAAGCAGAAACCAAAAGCGCCGCGAGTATGAACGATGA